In one window of Amblyomma americanum isolate KBUSLIRL-KWMA chromosome 9, ASM5285725v1, whole genome shotgun sequence DNA:
- the LOC144104143 gene encoding tectonic-1-like, whose translation MRFLASTLAANFLLLLLNFWLAFNSIPFVRANESTEVTTEDSKVTTTLATTAEETSLPTQTTAGTTVTQAVTDSTTSLPSTTTAPPRPTLLVTPSERCPCDLTANSCDVNCCCDGECSADDSRAFQFCADKARHEPDLRYCTKRDLVFANRTLFEKRPVGDLLCVVIDNVKKKDVYPDPPMITTLAEAHGLLKDRVSHEWTPTSRPRLQLQDAFKAGSTLLRVDDQGTAEEWRLPTKVFSARCDATEAVIYLRDIQLECRRRVGTLEQSCSSRPELSAASYHSGFAIRSSPDEKAKVEAFVCSEGSCVGANATDTAPRYVDGACVHVVSDVSYRVFHNGADGIVRIEAYLKLETVRPARTEFSQKFSVSFAWASSKEAETLKVSGNPGYLSGLPVLAGCFNQNGSACGRGEHSELYLTIPETEDGDCSSPIVRTKIKFRTNIRTGCLLRPSKFQNCSAVLETLLSYVTGISRYVTHVASFGNANRSLAADFVPILVENPPPVDSRATAAPSPTGSDVCLLPATHVRVRIMHAKTDHASEPQAKIVSVLRSYGGAAELRLSPSSSSRHRAPTEVTYIASFVDVTPPKPRRIFAPPPTIDARLPHDFFYPFFLESAAAAKCHGRASLLFCALSFVVGVVAFWRLFPLLEHC comes from the exons ATGCGATTCCTAGCGTCCACGCTTGCGGCGAACTTCTTACTGCTGCTTTTAAACTTCTGGCTTGCATTCAACTCGATTCCTTTCGTCCGTGCCAATGAGTCAACAGAGGTAACCACAGAAGATTCGAAGGTTACCACGACGCTTGCTACTACAGCCGAAGAAACGTCTCTGCCGACACAGACCACTGCCGGGACAACGGTGACGCAAGCAGTGACGGACAGCACTACGTCACTTCCTTCGACGACAACAGCGCCGCCACGTCCCACGTTGCTCGTGACTCCCAGTGAGCGCTGTCCCTGCGACCTCACGGCAAACTCGTGTGACGTGAACTGCTGCTGTGACGGCGAGTGCAGTGCGGATGACTCCAGGGCGTTCCAGTTCTGCGCGGACAAGGCGCGCCACGAGCCGGACCTGAGGTACTGCACGAAGCGAGACCTGGTCTTCGCGAACAGGACCCTCTTTGAGAAGAGGCCGGTCGGCGACCTCTTGTGCGTCGTCATCGACAACGTGAagaagaaggacgtctatccgGATCCGCCGATGATAACGACGTTGGCCGAGGCACACGGTCTACTCAAGGACAGGGTCAGCCACGAATGGACTCCCACGAGCCGACCGAGGCTTCAGCTCCAGGATGCATTCAAAGCCGGAAGCACTCTGCTGAGGGTTGACGACCAAGGAACCGCTGAGGAATGGA GACTGCCGACCAAGGTCTTCAGCGCCCGCTGCGATGCTACCGAGGCGGTCATCTACCTCCGTGACATACAGCTCGAGTGTCGGCGCCGTGTCGGCACACTGGAACAGTCGTGCTCGTCGAGACCCGAGCTCTCCGCTGCCTCCTATCACAGCGGCTTCGCGATCCGTTCGAGCCCGGACGAAAAGGCTAAGGTGGAGGCCTTTGTATGCTCCGAGGGCTCGTGCGTTGGTGCCAACGCCACCGACACCGCTCCTCGTTACGTCGACGGCGCCTGCGTTCACGTTGTGTCGGACGTGTCGTATCGAGTATTTCACAACGGCGCAGACGGCATTGTCAGGATTGAGGCGTACTTGAAGTTGGAGACCGTTAGACCCGCACGGACGGAGTTTAGCCAAAAGTTCAGCGTGTCCTTCGCTTGGGCTTCGAGTAAAGAAGCCGAGACGTTGAAGGTCAGCGGCAACCCGGGCTATCTGTCGGGGCTTCCAGTGTTGGCGGGCTGCTTCAACCAAAACGGTTCGGCTTGTGGCAGAGGCGAACATTCCGAGCTTTACCTCACGATTCCAGAAACGGAAGACGGCGACTGTTCCTCCCCGATAGTAAGGACAAAGATCAAGTTTCGCACTAACATCAGAACGGGCTGTCTTCTGCGGCCGTCGAAGTTCCAGAACTGTTCGGCCGTGTTAGAAACGCTGCTGTCCTACGTCACCGGTATCAGCCGCTACGTCACACACGTCGCGAGTTTCGGAAACGCTAACAGGTCCCTAGCAGCGGATTTCGTTCCTATCCTGGTCGAAAACCCGCCTCCAGTTGATTCGAGAGCTACAGCGGCACCGTCGCCAACCGGAAGTGACGTGTGCCTTCTTCCGGCGACGCACGTCCGCGTTCGCATTATGCACGCCAAGACGGATCACGCTTCCGAACCCCAAGCGAAGATTGTTTCGGTTTTGCGTTCGTACGGAGGCGCGGCGGAGTTGCGCCTCTCCCCGTCCTCCTCTTCCCGACACCGCGCTCCGACGGAAGTGACGTACATCGCCAGCTTcgttgacgtcacaccgccaaAGCCGCGCCGCATCTTCGCACCGCCCCCGACGATAGACGCGCGGCTGCCGCACGACTTCTTCTATCCCTTCTTTCTAGAGTCTGCTGCAGCGGCCAAATGCCACGGCCGAGCAAGTCTCCTTTTCTGCGCTTTGTCctttgtcgtcggcgtcgtcgccTTCTGGCGGCTGTTCCCGCTACTGGAGCATTGTTAG
- the LOC144104144 gene encoding B9 domain-containing protein 2-like produces the protein MAELHVFGQIVGASDFQCSGLFCKWSLKFGENWTLLEGSKEGQTQVDRHRYDDNRAVWCHPVDVHFSTRGIQDWPKLVVQVWHQDDYGRNELIGYGSCHLPSSPGFAKVDCATWRPVGTLLEEVSRQFLGGGLHLKDPEEVLGRVGDRFRLRTEAMGTVHLELYAVHRDFHKYGIEA, from the exons ATGGCCGAATTGCACGTTTTCGGCCAAATTGTGGGCGCATCTGACTTTCAATGCTCAGGTCTGTTTTGCAAGTGGAGCTTGAAATTCG GGGAGAACTGGACACTCCTGGAGGGATCCAAGGAGGGGCAGACCCAGGTCGACAGACACCGGTACGACGACAACAGAGCTGTCTGGTGTCATCCCGTGGACGTCCACTTCAGCACGAGAGGAATCCAGG ATTGGCCGAAACTTGTAGTACAAGTGTGGCATCAGGACGACTACGGACGGAACGAGCTGATCGGCTACGGATCCTGCCACCTTCCCAGCTCACCAGGATTTGCCAAGGTGGACTGTGCTACTTGGAGACCCGTGGGCACTCTCCTGGAGGAAGTGTCCAGGCAGTTCCTCGGCGGCGGATTGCACCTCAAGGATCCGGAGGAGGTGCTTGGGCGCGTTGGTGACCGCTTCCGCTTACGCACTGAGGCGATGGGCACCGTACACTTGGAACTGTACGCCGTGCACAGAGACTTCCACAAGTACGGCATAGAGGCCTAA